One genomic region from Pyxicephalus adspersus chromosome 1, UCB_Pads_2.0, whole genome shotgun sequence encodes:
- the KCNA10 gene encoding potassium voltage-gated channel subfamily A member 10 translates to MEYFHKTPINSEESHTGNIDTCNKTAREESSCLTNQNSNWKQLMNECLNEGDISRFSKERHDSLVSEQIRNEEGNQRVFINIAGLRYETQLKTLNEFPDTLLGDPQKRIHYFDSMRNEYFFDRNRPSFDGILYYYQSGGKIRRPANVPTDVFADEIVFYELGNEALNQFREDEGFLKDPEIPLPTNDYHKQLWLLFEYPESSSAARGMALVSVLVIVISILIFCLETLPEFREERDFNIFKNSGNYSEGIVYLSTFTDPFFLIETTCIIWFSFELVVRFAVCPSSSAFFQNIMNIIDIVSIIPYFVTLITELVKQTEPNGQQNMSLAILRIVRLVRVFRIFKLSRHSKGLQILGQTLKASMRELGLLIFFLFIGVILFSSAVYFAEVDEPNSQFVSIPDGFWWAVVTMTTVGYGDMCPITLGGKMVGTLCAIAGVLTIALPVPVIVSNFNYFYHRETENEEKQSLPIEMEKISLNILTRSGSTISLKKNNGSCVPDKNGKM, encoded by the coding sequence ATGGAATATTTTCACAAGACTCCAATAAACAGTGAGGAGTCACACACTGGTAACATAGATACATGTAACAAAACAGCAAGAGAAGAAAGTTCATGTTTAACCAACCAAAACTCCAACTGGAAGCAACTTATGAATGAATGCCTAAATGAGGGGGATATTTCCAGATTTTCTAAGGAACGACATGACAGCCTGGTATCTGAACAAATAAGAAATGAAGAAGGTAACCAACGTGTTTTCATCAATATAGCAGGTCTCAGATATGAAACACAGCTTAAGACACTTAATGAATTTCCAGACACACTTCTTGGAGATCCTCAAAAAAGAATTCATTATTTTGATTCCATGaggaatgaatatttttttgacagaaatcGCCCAAGCTTTGATGGAATACTGTACTATTACCAATCTGGTGGAAAAATAAGACGTCCAGCAAATGTCCCAACAGATGTGTTTGcagatgaaattgtattctaTGAGCTTGGAAATGAGGCTTTAAATCAGTTTCGAGAGGACGAAGGGTTTCTAAAGGATCCAGAGATACCCTTACCAACTAATGACTATCATAAACAGTTGTGGTTGCTCTTTGAATACCCTGAAAGTTCTAGTGCTGCACGAGGAATGGCACTGGTTTCAGTTTTGGTTATTGTAATTTCTATACTTATTTTCTGTTTAGAAACTTTGCCAGAATTCAGAGAAGAAagagattttaacattttcaaaaattcagGGAATTACTCAGAAGGCATTGTATACCTGAGCACCTTCACAGATCCATTCTTTCTAATAGAGACCACGTGTATAATATGGTTTTCATTTGAACTCGTGGTAAGGTTTGCCGTCTGTCCAAGTTCCTCAGCATTTTTCCAGAACATAATGAATATTATTGACATTGTATCTATCATTCCCTATTTTGTAACACTTATAACAGAACTAGTGAAACAAACAGAACCTAATGGACAACAAAACATGTCATTAGCCATTTTAAGGATTGTGAGGCTTGTCAGAGTATTCCGGATATTTAAGTTGTCAAGACATTCAAAAGGACTTCAGATTTTAGGACAAACTTTAAAGGCAAGCATGAGAGAACTTGGATTGttaatattctttctttttattggtgtcattttgttttctagTGCTGTATATTTTGCAGAAGTTGATGAACCTAACTCTCAGTTTGTCAGCATCCCAGATGGTTTCTGGTGGGCCGTAGTGACAATGACAACTGTTGGTTATGGAGATATGTGCCCTATTACCTTGGGAGGTAAGATGGTGGGCACACTTTGTGCTATTGCTGGAGTTCTAACTATTGCTCTTCCAGTTCCAGTTATCGTATccaactttaattatttttatcacaGGGAAACGGAGAATGAAGAAAAGCAATCATTACCTATAGAAATGGAGAAAATCAGCCTAAATATTTTAACACGGTCAGGGAGCACAATATCTTTAAAGAAGAATAATGGCTCATGTGTTCctgataaaaatggaaaaatgtaa